Proteins encoded in a region of the Flavobacteriaceae bacterium HL-DH10 genome:
- the garD gene encoding galactarate dehydratase has translation MNKNILIKTTEQDNVGIVANELGMQKGTLVNFGFTLLEFIPNGHKVALHDINKGQEIIRYGQVIAYADKDLKQGTWVNETNILLPNPPELEYISMPEINNIEVEPLEGYTFQGYRNSDGSVGTKNVLGISTSVQCVAGTTEYVVKKIKQDLLPLYKNVDDVVALNHSYGCGVAIDAPAAIIPIRTIQNIATNPNFGGEIMVIGLGCEKLRPERLVNEDKNSGDSITYMQDESFHGFNAMVDGIIKIAKIHLEKLNKRQRETCPASNLVVGMQCGGSDAFSGLTANPAAGFAADLIVRAGGSVMFSEVTEVRDAIHLLVPRTENATVAKALLQEMKWYDDYLLQGNADRSANTTPGNKKGGLSTIVEKSLGSVAKSGTSTIVDVLKPGEKIRKKGLTFAATPASDFACGTLQLAAGMNVHLFMTGRGTPYGLAMVPVIKVGSNSKLSNRWFDLIDFDAGKIASGEKTIKEMGWDLFHMILDVASGKKQVACDKLGLHNDLVLFNPGPLT, from the coding sequence ATGAATAAAAACATTTTAATAAAAACAACTGAACAGGATAATGTTGGAATTGTTGCTAATGAACTTGGTATGCAAAAAGGAACATTAGTTAATTTTGGTTTTACACTTTTAGAGTTTATCCCAAATGGACACAAAGTGGCATTACATGATATAAATAAAGGTCAAGAAATAATAAGATATGGACAAGTTATAGCATATGCTGATAAAGATTTAAAACAAGGCACATGGGTTAATGAAACAAATATATTGTTGCCTAATCCTCCTGAGTTAGAATATATTTCGATGCCTGAAATTAATAATATTGAAGTAGAGCCATTAGAAGGTTATACATTTCAAGGCTATAGAAATAGTGATGGTAGTGTTGGCACAAAAAATGTTTTAGGAATATCTACAAGTGTACAATGCGTTGCTGGAACGACAGAGTATGTTGTTAAAAAAATCAAACAAGACTTACTTCCTTTATATAAAAATGTTGATGATGTTGTTGCACTAAATCATAGTTACGGATGTGGTGTTGCCATTGATGCACCCGCTGCTATTATTCCTATTAGAACGATTCAAAATATTGCCACTAATCCAAATTTTGGTGGGGAAATTATGGTCATTGGTTTAGGTTGTGAAAAATTACGACCAGAACGCTTAGTCAATGAAGATAAAAATTCTGGAGACAGTATTACCTATATGCAAGATGAATCATTTCATGGGTTTAATGCTATGGTAGATGGTATTATAAAAATAGCTAAAATTCATTTAGAAAAATTAAATAAGCGACAAAGAGAAACCTGTCCTGCTTCCAATTTAGTTGTGGGTATGCAATGTGGTGGAAGTGATGCTTTTTCAGGTTTAACAGCTAATCCTGCAGCTGGGTTTGCTGCCGACTTAATTGTTAGAGCCGGTGGTAGCGTTATGTTTTCTGAAGTTACAGAAGTAAGAGATGCTATACATTTATTGGTTCCTAGAACAGAAAATGCTACAGTCGCTAAGGCATTATTACAAGAAATGAAATGGTATGATGACTATTTACTTCAAGGAAATGCAGACCGAAGCGCTAATACCACACCTGGGAATAAAAAAGGTGGATTAAGTACTATTGTTGAAAAATCTTTAGGTTCAGTTGCCAAATCAGGTACTAGTACTATTGTGGATGTTTTAAAACCTGGGGAAAAGATTAGAAAAAAAGGCTTGACATTTGCAGCAACTCCAGCTAGTGATTTTGCTTGTGGCACTTTGCAATTAGCAGCAGGAATGAACGTGCATTTATTCATGACTGGTAGAGGTACGCCTTACGGATTAGCTATGGTTCCAGTAATTAAAGTGGGATCAAATTCTAAATTAAGTAATCGATGGTTTGATTTAATTGATTTTGATGCTGGTAAAATTGCATCAGGAGAAAAAACAATTAAGGAAATGGGTTGGGATTTATTTCACATGATATTAGATGTAGCAAGTGGTAAGAAACAAGTAGCATGTGATAAATTAGGTTTACACAACGATTTAGTACTGTTTAACCCAGGACCTTTAACATAA
- a CDS encoding aldehyde dehydrogenase (NADP(+)), whose product MNTDNVFYGINALTNEKLEGEFINATNDQVDAAVKKAVIAFASYRKKDKDSIANFLDQIAEEILNLGDALIERCHLETALPVGRLQGERGRTMNQLKLFATVVREGSWVEARIDTAIPDRKPIPKSDIRQMLRPLGPVAIFGASNFPLAFSVAGGDTASALAAGCPVVIKGHPAHPGTSQMVANAILKAVKICGMPEGTFSILHSNSNQVGEALVKHPEVKAVGFTGSFKGGKALFDYANSRPEPIPVFAEMGSTNPVFILPHALKERGETIATGMAGSIVLGVGQFCTNPGLSFIQKSDTIDKFYTKLSDGISNTPSGTMLTSNILKTFNKGLQSTLAINHVEELASGLPSESTNSAIPKIFKTSIENFIKNESLSEENFGPSSVLVEANSKNDILEAARNLGGHLTATIHGTDQDFEDYKELFDILELKVGRIVINGFPTGVEVCHSMVHGGPYPATTAPQSTSVGTNAIKRFVRPVCFQDYPDAFLPDAIKAENKLNIWRLVNGNWEK is encoded by the coding sequence ATGAATACAGATAATGTTTTTTACGGAATAAATGCCTTAACTAATGAAAAACTAGAAGGTGAGTTTATAAATGCAACAAACGACCAAGTGGATGCTGCTGTTAAAAAAGCAGTCATAGCTTTTGCTAGTTATAGGAAGAAAGATAAAGATAGTATTGCCAATTTTCTAGATCAAATTGCAGAGGAAATATTAAACCTTGGTGATGCACTTATTGAAAGATGTCACCTTGAAACAGCATTACCAGTAGGCAGACTTCAAGGCGAAAGAGGTAGAACCATGAATCAATTAAAATTATTTGCAACGGTTGTTAGAGAAGGTTCTTGGGTAGAAGCCAGAATTGATACTGCTATTCCAGATAGAAAACCTATTCCTAAATCTGACATAAGACAAATGCTTAGGCCATTAGGTCCTGTAGCTATATTTGGAGCAAGTAATTTTCCTCTAGCATTTTCAGTAGCTGGCGGAGATACTGCTTCAGCACTAGCAGCAGGCTGCCCTGTTGTTATAAAAGGCCATCCAGCACACCCTGGAACAAGTCAAATGGTAGCCAATGCTATTTTAAAAGCAGTTAAAATTTGTGGAATGCCAGAAGGTACTTTTTCAATACTTCATAGTAATTCGAATCAAGTTGGGGAAGCACTAGTTAAACATCCTGAAGTTAAAGCAGTAGGATTTACGGGTTCTTTTAAAGGAGGCAAAGCTTTATTTGATTATGCTAATAGCAGACCAGAACCAATACCTGTTTTTGCTGAAATGGGAAGTACAAACCCTGTATTTATTTTACCCCATGCATTAAAAGAACGAGGAGAAACAATTGCTACTGGTATGGCAGGATCAATAGTTTTAGGTGTTGGACAATTTTGTACTAATCCGGGATTATCATTTATTCAAAAATCTGATACAATTGATAAATTTTATACTAAGTTGTCTGATGGTATAAGTAATACTCCATCTGGAACCATGCTAACATCAAATATATTAAAGACATTTAATAAGGGGCTTCAAAGCACACTGGCTATTAATCATGTAGAAGAATTGGCATCAGGATTACCTTCAGAGTCAACAAATAGTGCTATTCCTAAAATATTTAAAACCTCAATAGAAAATTTCATAAAAAACGAATCTTTATCTGAAGAAAACTTTGGACCATCAAGTGTGTTGGTAGAAGCAAATTCCAAAAATGATATTTTGGAAGCAGCTAGAAATCTTGGAGGGCATTTAACAGCTACCATTCATGGAACAGATCAAGATTTTGAAGACTATAAAGAACTTTTTGATATTTTAGAATTAAAGGTAGGTCGCATAGTAATTAATGGATTTCCAACTGGTGTAGAGGTTTGTCATTCCATGGTGCATGGCGGTCCATATCCAGCAACTACAGCACCTCAATCTACTTCTGTAGGGACAAATGCCATAAAGCGCTTTGTGCGTCCCGTTTGTTTTCAAGATTATCCAGATGCCTTCTTGCCTGATGCGATTAAGGCTGAAAATAAATTAAACATTTGGCGTTTAGTTAATGGGAATTGGGAAAAGTAG
- a CDS encoding glycoside hydrolase family 28 protein — MNVQRFLVLFIILIGQCTQAQFLLNKDSIITSIEERIKLPIIPDYVVNVSQFGAKGNGIKNCKPAFDRAMKACEKVNGGTIIVPKGVYRLEGPIHFVSNTRLHLQAGAKLVFGSNPKDYPLVLTSWEGTNLYNYSPMIYGVNVSNVAITGEGIIDGEGNGLWATWKPIQSKGQQLSREMNHNKVAIKDRVFGEGHYLRPQLIQFVNSKNILIQDVKIEDAPFWCVHILNSSGVVLKGLKYDAHNKNNDGIDIENSNDILIEDIDFNNGDDNVAIKAGRDHDGRANMNHPSKNIIIRNCRFKGLHALVIGSEMSGGVKNVFAYDCIASGYLKRGIYFKTNSNRGGYIKNILVDNIRFGDVEDAIYMTSNYHGEGNGLFPSKISNITLSNISFDNVSNTAIVIEGYPKFKVKNVTLDHITFKSAKNGMTLSNTENIKFNEIVIGEKQGVPSSVK, encoded by the coding sequence ATGAATGTACAAAGGTTTTTAGTATTGTTTATAATCTTAATTGGGCAATGTACGCAAGCTCAATTTCTATTAAATAAGGATTCAATAATAACAAGTATCGAAGAAAGAATTAAGCTTCCTATTATCCCAGATTACGTAGTTAATGTGTCGCAGTTTGGAGCTAAAGGAAATGGAATTAAAAATTGTAAGCCTGCATTTGACAGAGCGATGAAGGCTTGCGAAAAAGTTAATGGTGGTACTATAATAGTTCCAAAAGGAGTTTATAGATTAGAAGGGCCTATTCATTTTGTTAGTAATACTAGGTTGCATTTACAAGCTGGTGCAAAACTCGTTTTTGGTTCCAACCCGAAAGATTATCCGTTAGTCTTAACTAGTTGGGAAGGAACTAACTTATATAACTACAGTCCAATGATCTATGGCGTAAATGTATCTAATGTAGCAATTACTGGAGAAGGAATTATCGATGGAGAAGGTAATGGATTATGGGCCACCTGGAAACCTATTCAAAGTAAAGGCCAACAATTAAGTAGGGAGATGAACCATAATAAAGTAGCTATAAAAGATCGTGTCTTTGGAGAAGGACATTATTTAAGACCTCAACTCATACAATTTGTAAATTCCAAAAATATCCTTATTCAAGATGTTAAAATTGAAGATGCCCCCTTTTGGTGTGTGCATATTCTGAATAGTAGCGGAGTTGTATTAAAAGGATTAAAGTATGATGCGCATAATAAAAATAATGATGGTATCGATATTGAAAACTCGAATGATATTTTAATTGAAGATATCGACTTCAATAATGGTGATGACAATGTGGCTATAAAGGCTGGAAGAGACCACGATGGAAGAGCAAATATGAATCATCCATCCAAAAATATTATCATAAGAAATTGTAGATTTAAAGGGTTACATGCATTGGTTATAGGAAGTGAAATGTCTGGAGGTGTAAAAAATGTCTTTGCTTATGATTGTATAGCTAGTGGCTATTTAAAACGAGGGATTTATTTTAAAACTAATTCTAACAGAGGTGGATATATAAAAAACATATTAGTTGATAATATAAGATTTGGAGATGTAGAAGATGCTATTTATATGACATCTAATTATCATGGGGAAGGTAATGGGTTGTTCCCTTCTAAAATTTCAAATATCACATTATCAAATATTAGTTTTGATAATGTTTCAAATACGGCTATTGTTATTGAAGGATATCCTAAATTTAAGGTTAAAAATGTGACCTTAGATCATATTACATTTAAGTCTGCAAAGAATGGTATGACCTTAAGTAATACGGAAAATATAAAATTTAATGAGATAGTTATAGGTGAGAAACAAGGTGTACCAAGTTCCGTAAAATAA
- a CDS encoding glycoside hydrolase family 88 protein has product MIKTKGTYFTLLTICCLILFTSCKQQKKEPQNSDPFAELKVSDTLKWSERMALSIIKRNPQAWNIDHIPEPKWEYKVGLVLKAYERLYNKTENEKYYNYIKDFVDMMIDSTGTIKGYKLESYNIDLVNSGKLLFNLYDKTKDEKYLKALKLLRSQLDGHPRTKSNGFWHKKIYPNQMWLDGLYMGEPFYARYTVEFENGENLDDIAHQFKLLHDKTLDKKTGLYFHAWDESKQMPWANKETGCAPNIWLRALGWYAMALVDVLDYMPKEHPKHQELVSYLNELAEAISNFQDESGLWYQVPNMQDREGNYLEASGSSMFVYALAKGVNKGYLPTKFETIANKGFDGLINKLVTVDTDGEIHLNQICKSAGLGGNPYRDGSYEYYLSEPILTDNSHGLGPFIMAALELNR; this is encoded by the coding sequence ATGATAAAAACAAAAGGCACATACTTCACATTATTAACTATTTGTTGTTTAATACTATTTACTAGTTGCAAACAACAAAAAAAAGAACCACAAAATTCAGATCCATTTGCTGAATTAAAGGTATCTGATACTTTAAAATGGTCAGAACGCATGGCCCTTTCAATTATAAAACGTAATCCTCAAGCTTGGAATATAGATCATATTCCTGAACCAAAATGGGAATATAAAGTAGGATTAGTTTTAAAGGCTTACGAAAGACTTTATAATAAAACTGAAAATGAAAAGTATTATAACTATATTAAGGATTTTGTTGATATGATGATTGATAGTACTGGTACTATCAAAGGCTATAAACTTGAAAGTTATAATATAGACTTGGTAAATTCTGGAAAGCTACTTTTTAATCTTTATGATAAAACTAAAGACGAAAAATATTTAAAAGCTTTAAAACTTTTAAGAAGTCAGCTAGATGGACATCCAAGAACTAAGTCTAATGGGTTTTGGCACAAAAAAATATATCCAAACCAAATGTGGTTAGATGGTCTATATATGGGAGAACCCTTTTATGCTCGGTATACTGTTGAATTTGAAAATGGTGAAAACTTAGACGATATAGCACACCAATTTAAACTATTACATGATAAAACTTTAGATAAAAAAACTGGTTTATATTTTCATGCCTGGGATGAAAGCAAACAAATGCCTTGGGCAAATAAAGAAACAGGATGTGCACCTAATATATGGCTAAGAGCTTTAGGATGGTATGCTATGGCTTTGGTTGATGTATTAGATTACATGCCAAAAGAGCATCCAAAACACCAGGAATTAGTAAGTTATTTAAATGAATTGGCTGAAGCAATTAGTAATTTTCAAGATGAATCTGGCCTATGGTATCAAGTTCCAAATATGCAAGATAGAGAAGGGAATTATTTAGAAGCTTCTGGATCTTCTATGTTTGTGTATGCCTTAGCAAAAGGAGTTAACAAAGGATACCTACCAACTAAATTTGAAACGATTGCCAATAAAGGCTTTGATGGTTTAATTAATAAATTAGTAACGGTAGATACAGATGGAGAAATTCATTTAAATCAAATCTGCAAAAGTGCTGGCTTAGGAGGTAATCCTTATCGTGATGGTTCGTATGAATATTATTTGAGTGAACCTATTTTAACAGATAATTCTCATGGATTAGGTCCTTTTATAATGGCAGCTTTAGAATTAAACAGATAG
- a CDS encoding 5-dehydro-4-deoxyglucarate dehydratase: MKLSLESIKSALGDGLLSFPVTDLDDKGKFNSITFADRLEWFMSHQVSSIFVAGGTGEFFSLSQDEYRSIVKVTSETVKGKVPTISSVGRSIPEAIQFASIAENAGIDALLLMPPYLTECAKEGVFEYAKTIMQSTNLPVIYYNRANGILPAEYIQKLADACPNFIALKDGTGNMEALNTTIKTLGNRLIYIGGVPTAEIISEAYLSIGVNTYSSAVFNFVPDMANHFYKSLRAGDKETVNLIIKEFFIPFVKLRSNSQGYAVSLIKAGAKLIGKSAGDVRAPLPIPNADEVETLKKLINKAATLIK, encoded by the coding sequence ATGAAATTAAGTTTAGAAAGTATAAAAAGCGCTTTAGGAGATGGGTTGTTATCATTTCCTGTAACTGATTTAGATGATAAAGGGAAATTTAATAGTATTACGTTTGCCGATAGGTTAGAATGGTTTATGAGCCATCAAGTATCATCAATATTTGTCGCTGGTGGTACAGGTGAGTTTTTCTCACTATCTCAGGATGAATATAGAAGTATAGTAAAAGTAACTTCAGAAACTGTAAAAGGTAAAGTTCCTACAATATCTAGTGTTGGTCGCAGTATTCCTGAAGCTATTCAATTTGCTTCGATTGCAGAAAACGCTGGAATTGATGCGTTACTTTTAATGCCTCCATATCTTACAGAATGTGCTAAAGAAGGTGTTTTTGAATATGCTAAAACCATCATGCAAAGCACAAATTTACCAGTCATTTATTATAATCGTGCCAATGGTATTCTACCAGCTGAATATATCCAAAAGTTAGCCGATGCCTGTCCAAACTTTATAGCTCTTAAGGATGGAACAGGAAACATGGAAGCTTTAAATACTACTATTAAAACCCTTGGCAATCGTTTAATTTATATTGGTGGTGTACCAACGGCCGAAATCATTTCTGAGGCTTACCTATCAATAGGCGTGAATACATATTCCTCAGCGGTATTCAATTTTGTTCCAGATATGGCTAATCATTTTTACAAATCTTTGAGAGCAGGTGATAAAGAAACCGTTAATTTAATTATCAAAGAGTTTTTTATTCCATTTGTTAAGCTAAGAAGTAATTCGCAAGGTTATGCTGTAAGTTTAATTAAGGCGGGTGCTAAATTAATTGGTAAGAGTGCGGGAGATGTTCGTGCACCGTTACCTATACCTAATGCTGATGAGGTTGAAACCCTTAAAAAATTAATTAATAAAGCGGCAACCTTGATAAAATAG
- a CDS encoding polysaccharide lyase family protein, translating into MTSDGTPQAWDWNFNFDLTGDIPTTGNAKLTVAFASADYAQLWMKVNGSYFYQTYLNGVPTGGNALIRQSNHAKYGIQTFDIPYNKLKIGNNTITLLMPSNQNPSHLMYDYISLEGDLTATLSLNELPIEKTIKVFPNPSSSIFNVLLPNTINEVTTELYSISGSLVYSQKHNNIHNSLKLDISSKPDGIYFLRIIGDEPVTIKIIKK; encoded by the coding sequence ATTACATCTGATGGTACTCCACAAGCATGGGATTGGAATTTCAACTTTGATTTAACTGGCGACATACCTACAACTGGGAATGCTAAACTTACTGTTGCATTTGCTAGTGCAGATTATGCACAATTATGGATGAAAGTTAATGGAAGTTATTTTTATCAAACTTATTTAAATGGCGTACCTACTGGGGGAAATGCCTTAATTAGGCAATCGAATCATGCTAAGTACGGCATTCAAACTTTCGATATCCCATATAATAAACTTAAGATTGGAAATAACACTATTACATTGTTAATGCCATCAAACCAAAATCCGAGTCATTTGATGTATGACTATATTAGTTTGGAAGGTGATTTAACAGCGACTTTGTCTTTAAATGAATTGCCAATTGAAAAGACTATTAAAGTTTTTCCAAACCCTTCAAGCAGCATTTTTAATGTGCTGCTCCCAAATACTATAAATGAGGTAACTACCGAATTGTATAGTATAAGTGGTTCGTTAGTTTATTCGCAAAAACATAATAATATTCATAATAGTTTGAAGTTGGATATTTCAAGCAAACCTGATGGCATTTATTTTTTAAGAATTATTGGGGATGAACCAGTTACTATTAAAATAATAAAGAAATAA
- a CDS encoding SLC13 family permease produces the protein MDPILIILIGTAVVLFCIIVLRVHAVVSLLFAALITALLTSSELIYNFALNSGMSEQEALSFSKISLGKRLGVAFGNTSGKIGILIALASVIGTSLMRSGGAERIVRSLLKLFGKKNSSLALLFSSFTLAIPVFFDTVFYLMIPIIKSMGIKNPKKFSLYLMVVIAGGVMAHSLIPPTPGPLFVAETMNIDLGTMMIGGMVIGLVTVICGYGYALWANLKWELPMRSTPDISIEELEQISEKETKDLPRLWLSLLPVVLPIILITGNTFSKMFSEGSSNLSSFQENLVSVFSVIGDPNIALFISALIAMYLMWSRLNDLDTFKTYMYEALTSAGMIILITSAGGVFGQMLQQTGIGLRIQELSSNYQMAILPMAFFITAAVRTAQGSATIAMVTTIGIMSGVASAGLAFHPVYLALVIGCGSKIFAWMNDSAFWIITKMSGMEEKETIRHFSILLMVMAFGGLFSIMIFSKIFPFT, from the coding sequence ATGGATCCAATATTAATAATATTAATAGGAACAGCTGTAGTTCTGTTTTGTATTATAGTATTACGAGTACATGCTGTTGTTTCTCTTCTATTCGCTGCTTTAATTACAGCATTATTAACATCATCAGAACTTATTTATAATTTTGCATTAAATAGCGGTATGTCAGAGCAAGAAGCGTTAAGTTTTTCTAAAATATCACTTGGAAAAAGGCTAGGTGTTGCTTTTGGTAATACAAGTGGGAAAATAGGAATTTTAATTGCCTTAGCTTCAGTAATTGGTACGTCATTAATGCGCAGTGGTGGTGCTGAACGAATAGTTAGAAGTCTATTAAAATTATTTGGAAAAAAGAACAGCTCATTGGCTTTACTATTTAGTAGTTTTACGTTAGCCATACCTGTTTTTTTTGATACGGTTTTTTATCTGATGATACCTATAATAAAATCAATGGGAATTAAAAATCCTAAAAAGTTTAGCCTTTATTTGATGGTAGTTATAGCTGGTGGTGTTATGGCACATTCATTAATTCCTCCTACCCCTGGTCCCCTATTTGTAGCAGAAACTATGAATATTGATCTTGGAACTATGATGATAGGTGGTATGGTAATTGGGCTAGTTACCGTTATATGTGGCTATGGTTATGCGCTTTGGGCAAATTTAAAATGGGAATTACCTATGCGCAGTACGCCCGATATAAGTATAGAGGAACTCGAGCAAATTTCAGAAAAGGAAACAAAAGATTTACCTAGATTATGGCTATCTTTATTACCAGTTGTGCTCCCTATAATATTAATAACAGGAAATACGTTTTCAAAAATGTTTTCTGAAGGAAGTAGCAATTTAAGTTCATTTCAAGAAAACTTGGTTTCTGTTTTTTCTGTAATAGGTGATCCTAATATAGCTTTATTTATTTCAGCACTAATAGCTATGTATTTAATGTGGTCTCGATTAAATGATTTAGATACCTTTAAAACATATATGTATGAAGCCCTAACAAGTGCTGGTATGATTATTTTAATTACTTCTGCTGGTGGTGTTTTTGGACAAATGCTTCAGCAAACAGGTATTGGTTTAAGAATACAAGAGTTATCGTCAAATTATCAAATGGCAATTTTACCAATGGCATTTTTTATTACAGCTGCAGTTAGAACAGCACAAGGTTCTGCAACCATTGCCATGGTAACAACTATTGGTATTATGAGTGGTGTTGCTAGCGCAGGTTTGGCGTTTCATCCAGTTTATTTAGCTTTAGTAATTGGATGTGGCTCTAAAATATTTGCTTGGATGAATGATAGTGCTTTTTGGATAATAACTAAAATGAGTGGTATGGAGGAAAAGGAAACCATACGTCATTTTTCAATATTATTAATGGTTATGGCTTTTGGTGGCTTATTTTCCATTATGATTTTTTCGAAAATATTCCCTTTCACTTAG
- a CDS encoding prolyl oligopeptidase family serine peptidase, with the protein MNKTLFLSLILGITISMYSQTKEIPLWDKVPNSIENKDYQEVFRLNSKGEATGILKVINPRLKVFLADTNTNNAAVVICPGGGYGVLSHDKEGDKIAEWLNSIGISAFVLKYRLPSDLIMNDKTIGPLQDAQEAIRTIRRNAKEWHIDSNKIGVIGFSAGGHLASTISTHYNDNVYASDEISARPDFSMLIYPVISMEEGITHNGSKVNLLGKEPSEKLIAKYSNEKQVNKDTPPTILIHATDDGSVPVENSINYYLALKENKVPAEIHIYENGGHGFGLGRFGTHLNWPKACEDWLIANKFIPEKEVFMFSYFKGNGEDGLHLAYSEDGYTWESLKNDTSFLTPEVGKDKLMRDPCIIKGGDGLYHMVWTVSWTDKGIGYANSKDLINWSEQQFIPVMQHEQKTRNTWAPEITYDEVNKEYMMYWASTIIGAFPETQSTEDSGYNHRMYYTITKDFKTFSDTKLLYDPGFNVIDATIQRQNNKYIMFLKDETKKPVQKNLKIAFSDKLTGPYTEASEPITGNYWAEGPTAININGNWIVYFDKYRDHKYGAIQSKDLKTWKDISDSIQFPKGTRHGSVFRIPNSLLIKIKKNRPNNPVKVYFILYF; encoded by the coding sequence ATGAATAAGACATTATTTTTAAGCTTAATTTTAGGAATTACTATTAGTATGTATTCTCAAACCAAAGAAATACCGCTATGGGATAAAGTCCCTAATTCAATAGAAAATAAAGATTATCAAGAAGTATTTCGATTAAATTCTAAAGGAGAAGCTACTGGTATTCTAAAAGTTATTAATCCTAGGTTAAAAGTGTTTTTAGCAGATACTAATACAAATAATGCAGCGGTTGTTATTTGTCCTGGTGGAGGCTATGGTGTTTTATCACATGATAAAGAAGGCGACAAAATTGCAGAATGGTTAAATTCAATTGGAATTTCTGCTTTTGTTCTTAAATATAGATTGCCAAGTGATCTTATAATGAATGATAAAACTATTGGTCCGCTTCAAGATGCACAAGAAGCTATAAGAACCATAAGACGAAATGCTAAAGAATGGCATATAGATTCTAATAAAATCGGGGTTATTGGTTTTTCTGCAGGCGGTCATTTAGCTTCAACCATATCTACACATTATAATGACAATGTGTATGCTTCAGATGAAATAAGTGCTAGACCAGATTTCTCCATGTTAATTTATCCTGTAATCTCTATGGAAGAAGGTATTACTCATAACGGTTCAAAAGTAAATCTTTTAGGGAAAGAGCCTTCAGAAAAATTAATTGCAAAATATTCCAATGAAAAACAAGTAAACAAAGATACACCACCAACCATTTTAATTCATGCCACAGATGATGGTTCCGTTCCCGTTGAAAATAGTATCAATTATTACTTAGCATTAAAAGAAAACAAAGTACCAGCAGAAATACATATTTATGAAAATGGCGGACATGGTTTTGGTTTGGGAAGATTTGGCACCCATCTTAATTGGCCAAAAGCCTGTGAAGATTGGTTAATTGCGAATAAATTTATTCCTGAAAAGGAGGTTTTTATGTTTTCTTATTTTAAAGGTAACGGAGAAGACGGCTTGCATTTAGCATACAGTGAAGATGGTTATACATGGGAATCTTTAAAAAATGATACATCTTTTTTAACTCCAGAAGTTGGTAAAGATAAATTAATGCGCGACCCGTGTATTATAAAAGGAGGCGATGGTTTATATCATATGGTGTGGACCGTGAGTTGGACAGATAAAGGCATTGGGTATGCGAATTCTAAAGATTTAATAAATTGGTCGGAACAACAGTTTATTCCTGTAATGCAACATGAGCAAAAAACACGCAATACATGGGCACCTGAAATTACTTATGATGAGGTTAATAAAGAATATATGATGTATTGGGCATCTACAATAATTGGTGCTTTTCCAGAAACACAATCTACTGAAGATAGCGGTTACAATCATAGAATGTATTATACAATTACTAAAGATTTTAAAACTTTTAGTGATACAAAATTGTTATACGACCCTGGATTTAATGTTATTGATGCTACTATTCAAAGGCAAAACAATAAATACATCATGTTCTTGAAGGATGAAACCAAAAAACCAGTTCAAAAAAACTTAAAAATTGCATTTTCCGATAAATTAACAGGTCCTTATACAGAAGCTAGTGAACCTATTACAGGAAACTATTGGGCAGAAGGTCCAACCGCTATTAATATTAATGGTAATTGGATTGTGTATTTCGATAAATATAGAGATCATAAATATGGAGCCATTCAATCTAAAGATTTAAAAACCTGGAAAGATATTTCAGATAGTATTCAGTTTCCAAAAGGTACTAGGCATGGCAGTGTGTTTAGAATACCAAATTCGTTGTTAATTAAAATAAAAAAAAACAGACCAAATAACCCTGTAAAAGTGTATTTTATCTTATATTTTTAA